The Amblyraja radiata isolate CabotCenter1 chromosome 5, sAmbRad1.1.pri, whole genome shotgun sequence genome includes the window CTCTGTGGGAGGAATGACAAAAGATGAAGTCCAATTACAAAAGAGTAAACTTGGAACAAATGCCAAGATAACTCAAAACAAAATCACAGTTTTTAATCTGCTGATGGAGCAAGGTTTTGTTTTTACCTTTATGGTCTCTTTTATGTTCATTTCACAAGGCCGGACAATGCAAAGTCTGGACTGTTTCTCCAGTCTGCACTCTCTGTTGTCATTGGTTACCCGGGTTGAGATGCCCATCCCACAGGTTTTAGAGCAGGCACTCCACTCAGTGGTCTGCATGAGGCAGTTGGCACGGAACATGGACGGGTCAGGCCCATAGGTCTCCTCTTCCCTGTAAGCTGGAGTAATAAAGATGAAAAATAAGTCAACTCTCCTCCATATTGCACATCAGAAGCAGTGACTGTTGAACTAAATCAACAATTGTTCACCTGTTTCCTTCAAATTGTCCAAGTtagttaaatatattttaatgattgAAAAATATCAACTCATTAAAAATGTTATACTATAATGACTTAAGAATCTATGATTTAGCTCAGTTAATCCTGTTGTGGAATTTTTAATCTTCTTGTACTTGATCTCATTGTTACAAACATTGGcctgatttaattattttatcCAAATCAATTTTCTATAATAATGATAATAGGTGTCTCTTTGGAGTTGATGCTTAATAATTGACAAACATCTTACCTGCCAGCACAGGCCCAAATACAGCGTCGTGAGTGGGTTGTTCACAGATCCAATCCTCACAGCATTTGCCAGGTACTTTGACCTTCTTGGGTAGTGGACAATCTGGGCTGGCCAGACGGATGCTGGGGCTGCAGACAGGGATGCAGCCCAGAGAACCATCCATGCAGGTGCAACTGTACTTGCAGCCGTTCTGAAAAGTCTCACCGCTCTTGTACACAACGCCATCCATCATGCAAGGAGCTCCATCCTTAGCTGCAAGAGACCACAAATGATATCTCCATAAGCTATTTAGTTTGACCAACAAAACATTGCAACTGATAAAcatgctggtggggtgaaagtgcTGCAATTTCACTACGCTTCTTGATTAATAGGGGCATCAaagttcatggggagaaggcaggagaatagggttgaggtaaaaaaatagatcagtcatgattgaatggtgcagtagactcaatgggctgattggcctaattctgctcccatgttcATTGGTTTGGGCACAATATGTAAATTAATTTTCTAGATCATAGAAAAGAGCAGTAGGAAAGACGCATCCAACTCCTACAGCTGCAAGAGTATGTGCATATTAAAGCTCACTTCGATGATATTTAAATCTGCAAAATATAAAATGCTCTTCACCACTTTTGCTGAATGCGCGGCATTTCCCTCCCTCTTTATTTCAGCTACACGGGGTTCGGTTTAAATGCCCTCCCTCGGTTGCCCCTGGAACACAGTGTAACATAGTGCGTGTAGATGgtaggtgggggggaggtgggggggggtgggggctgccGCCGACTCTTACCTGCACAAACACCGACTGTGGCGTAGGTGGCGTATCCGAAGTCGCAGAATAGGTCCTTGTGGTGATCGCAGGGCTGTCGCCGGGAGCACACCTCGCCCACTTGCTTGGCGCAGACCCTACAACATCCGCAGCCGTCCGTGATCAGGGAGACTCCGGGAGTGCAGACAGGTGTCAGCACCGGGCAGTCGCAGGGAGCTTGGCATTCATCGGCAGAGGCCTGTAAAGCACAGATCACACCAGTTAGAAACAAACATTGCATCCTGCAGATGGATGACACAGACCGAGCAACCTGGATTGCAACTTCTACTAAATAACGTTAAAATCATGAGTAAATCAACGTGGATATTTCCATTGCAGATCTTTTAAATCTGCAAGAAAAATACgaaatggtggaaatactcagcacaTCAGACAGTTTCTCCATAGTTGTTCCTTTCTCATTagatgctgtttgatctgctGGGTATGTATTCCCCCTCTTGTTTGCACGCACGGCGAGGCGAGTTTTCGCTTCGCAGCCTGCGTCTGATGGATATTTCCTCGGCCTCTGTAAGCGCAGAGTAACTCACCAAATAAGCCAGTGTCATCAGTAGGAATGGTGCAAAGTTAACGTTCTTCAGTACAGCAAACATTTTGTTTCGCACTGGAGTTTTCTCTTCTTCCACTTGCAAGCTGTTGCAAACGGGGTCAGTCTTCAGAGCCTTGTTCTTGCtgttgtctctgtctctgtctcgatCAGTTTGTGTGTGCTGTACGGCTGAAGCGACGGCTTTTTATCCTGTTTCGGCAGGGCTGACGTAAGCAGGCGGCCGCCCAGGCCAAGCAGACTTGCCTTTGGATCAACACCAACATTCCTGGGCAGCTTCGCAGTTCCTGCCTCACACCGGATTGTATCTGACCTCTTGACACGCCGCATACCTCCAGGCCCGGCGCATTTCAAAATAAGAGCGACACGGGCTTGGGTCTGGGGACTTGCCTCTGTTCAAATGCCCACACTCGCTGTTTCAATGTGAAACACCTTGCACTTGAAACATGGTGTGTTCAGCACGTTGGCGAGAGGGTGGAACATGAAATGCTTACCAATTCAAACGTCCAACTATCTATTTCATTTCACGCCAAGGAATGcatttattaaattaaatttaaagcaTTCGTTGAATATAAAGTGTTGGAGCAGCGAACATTGGCAGAGGAGTGGCAAGGGGGTTGTTATGTCTACTGAAGTTTCCAAGATCGCACAAGAACGTGTTGGAATGTCGTGCTTtttttgattatttttatttCCCACTGCCCGATCAGATATTAGACAAGTTTCAGACAGCCAAGATTGCAGGAAAGCGGCTAGACGATGTGTGTGTATACATCAGGACGTGCACCTTCCCCCCCTCTGGGTCGTGATCCTAGACGTGGATTGCGAGTTTCAGATCTGGCAGCTGCACTCGGAAATTAAGAGGAAAATGAACGAGTGACGGCTCGCAACCACATCAACAAGTCGAGGGAATGTTAACATCAGTCAGTCTGAGAACAGGCTGCCTGTCGATTTGTGGCGGCCTCTGCTCCAGCTCTGCCCTCGACAAGGGGGTTTAATAATAATATCAGAGTAAATAGCTCAGACCTAACCTTCAAACGCAACTTCATTTTGGAAAGGCAGAAAAGGGTATCTGGACAGGTAGTtgaatgattcaatgatatttcATTGTCACACGTAAaataaaatgctttgtttttgcatacaatccagtaaaataatGTAGAATacctcacccaggcagtacacGTCTGTGGCCACCTTTTGGTGGCTGCTGAATGAGCAAGACATGGGGAGAGGCACAACGatttgctgatgctggaatcttgagcaaaaaaacaaagtgctggagtaacccaacaggtcaggcagcatctctggagaaccatgTAGGCGATagttcggttcgggacccttcaccAGGCTGATTATAGTGGGGGGAGAACGAGGTGCGAATGGGTGTAAGAGGGAGTGGGGTGAAAGGAGTACAGGATATGGAAATAATGTGGGCAATTGGGATTAGTAGAGATATTTATACTAGTTGGTTGGCatagatgtagcaatgttacaacattttgagatttaaaaaatcaagtctgcaatttatctgatcagataaagcataaaaagaagtttaatttaacacctaattcactttcatatcttcagtattaaaaaagttatggctattttcatactcggaaattagcatcttgttccctattgcttttccattgacttaacacaaaagctgtgatcgaggacagtcaaaagcccataactttcttaaaaattaagagaactgaatgaaattttcagttattatagattgaagcattctgaaacaaatataaaacatcttacttggatgacctgaaattaaagcatataattagttaattacctaattgtagctaattacaaatttgaccgttgtgatggaaagagtaataaacacccagactgccttgaaaattcaaaaatgtcatattctcaagatcagaactttaatattattgtattatatgctgtaagtccgtaacagataggtaaataaattacaatttctagcaatagaccaagtctttatggagaagatcagttgctagctggtacattgacatatcataatcagtagcatcatcatactccccaGATTGTaatcaataagcaactctgtacaccttgtttttcctcaacttttcaattttggcattgtaactacaagtttttgctcttcaaaccaggcatgacatgcctttctgcccactactttcccattaaaaatgtcctgtagattccatttcttaagaaaaggataattattttaaatagcctaagtatccaaataacaagctaatcccattcacacaagaattcacattataacatgatttttaaatctcactgtcatgaattcttatgccagatggaaggaatttaattcccataaattaatccagaaacatcctctcaaaatataatcaaaatgattattttttgcacaatacatgtgactcaaactgttgtgaatatttagtttaaaaataatgatcatggagagagaataacacaaaatatagacaatttggacggcttatgacatgattgtctaaaaaaagggcatttaaatcatcttgcttctggaacgcgatcgattggaacgttgcgattgcggtgaatttgaactccatatcggcaggaaaaacactgccggttcgtatggggcccaaatcacattttcgcgacgtaaaattaaattaaagccatcccaagaagcaagattatatgtaaaatacacgattTACACTTTGTttcgtcccgttcttgcgatccgtcacgttgtaggcgttgtggGCGTTCGGTCgactttattttaatccaaatattaaattgtccagtgatttaaaaatatatatatagcgTGAACGGGAgtcggatcgatttttcttcagcagctagcagcccgaggaagtccgcctcagacaggcagtacaaaacggcattttaaacccgcccccgtcAAAGGTGCGAAAGTCgcccacatggccagtggcagaactgcagataAGAAGGTAAGTTTTTTTAACATCGCTAATAGATGtagttgggccaaagaacctaTTTCTGTGCCAaagaactctatgactctaaaggacACCCCAAAATCTCTTTTGGGCCCATGTACGGGTTGTTTCAGGTGACCTGGTGATATATGATCTAAATATCTTATACTAGGTGTGCAGTAGCAAAAATGTAATCACTTCACTACATTATCACAGAAGTGAGTGTGGCACAGAAGCCATATTCCTTCAGAATAGACAGGGCTAAATAAAGAGTTTGGTTCAAGTGATGTTTTTGTTTAAGTAAGAAGCTTTCTGGGGCAAAAGATTGAGGAAGGAATTTCCGTGCCACAATTGCTTGAGACATACCAGGCTGAAGAGATAGGGTTTGGACAAGGAAAAGCAGAGTGTTGGAAACCTGAAAGGGATCACAGAGAAAATGGAGAGTGAAGCTGGTCATGTTAGTGAACAAAATGAGAATGTTATCTATAGGAGAATGGAGTCAATGTGGTTAACAAACAAAATATAGTAGATGGACCAAGGTTTGATAGATTGTATTCAGCAAGATATTGAATAAACTGAATCTCACAGAAGCAGATGAAGAAATCATCTAGGAATGTTCATCCAGCCAATAACAAAAGCCCTCTTGAAGGTTTTAGTTGAGGGATTGTCAGGGCCAAAGACAGAGGTGTTACCAATGTGGAAATAGGTGGTCTTTGAGGGGAATTGGGTTTCAAAGTGATGTCCACTGATATTgacataaatatatttaaaatataaaaaagATGACACTTGATCCTATGCTTAATGAATAGTATTTCATGCAAAACAtataaccaaatataaataattaAGGGAAGTTAAACAGGAGGATGATCACTATGCAAATGCACAGTCAGGACCATTTGATACATGATATATTGGGCGAGGGACTGGATGAGTGGGCAAGGTGCCAAATATGAAATTACTTCAATTATTTGATGTGTTTTCAGAATATGATTCAAGTAACAAGGAAAGGGTGATTTTTGGTGGTTGACAAATTTCCAAAGTACATTCAGTACTCGAACGAAAGGGTTAACATGCATCTTGTCCATTCAATGATATTTCACAGTGGATAAACGTGACATTATATTACAACTTGTTCACAGCCTGTGCAAAGAAGGGCAGGGAATTCTTGCAGCAACCAGGCTAAAGTCCATCGTTCAACCATGAGAAATATCTTAGCAATTATCGAATTTCCTGTTTGCAGGATCTTGCTGAGTTAGAGTGGCTGTCTTGTTTGCCTCTACTGACTACACTACTGAAATACTAATTGGCTCTGAAACATTTTAAGTTTTCTAAGGCCATGAAGGGTAAATGAAAAACAAGATAAAACACTGGGATGAGATAAAAGGCAAATTAATTTAAGATAGCCACACATCTCATttttaactgaagaagggtctccacccgaaatgtcacccattccttctctccagagatgctgcctgtcctgcagagttactccagcattttgtgtctatcttcattttacaccgtcttgtattaataactttgtttaaaaaaaagaaatcaaTTTAATTTTGAAGACACCAAGTACAATACGAGTTTCATGTTAAAGACATGTTTGAATTTGAAAATACTGTAAATCCAATTTATGGATGGATTGACTGGAGTCTTGGCCAGATTAAGATTAAATTTGTGCTAATTGGTTACATAGCAGACACGATTGAATGTGTTTATTCCACTTATGCACATGCAATATAATGTAGTTGGCAGTTGGGTGGAATGTGTGGCCTTAAGGTGATTAATGTGCTGCCATAAACTGGAAGTGCTGGTTGCCATTGGTATCGTTTGATGTACCCTTTGTAGAACAGACCTCCTGGTTTTTAGAGGTGGTGCCAATCTTCTGTACATGGGTTTCTGCCTCTGACCAAAAACACACCTGAATAAATTTTTAAAAGTAGAGTGCAGCTGATTCTGTTTAGGTGTCTGACTATCAGAAGGCAGAATGGTTAAGCAGCAAGGAAAGGTCCCTGGATATTACTGGGGGATGCGGGCTTTTGTCTTGGATTTGGATATGCACACTAAATGAGCTCCAAATTGAAAATGGAGAAACACGTGAGCATATCTAGCAATatctcaattttaccaaagcattGACTATATTATTGATCATTTATGCATTAAAGTTATAAATTTATTGCAGACTGTACAATTTGAGCACAAATGTACTCCAGGAAGTGCAAATTTCAGgtgagaatgagaggtgatcttatattcCAAATAAGATTAGTTCTGCGCCAAGTACAGTGCGAGTGTCATGTTAAGAAGAAACCTCACTAATGTTTGAACAAACGTACCTTACTTCTGAAATGGTTGTCGCAACCAGCTAAATGAGATTACTAAATGATTTGTGAAGGGACTACAGCTAGAGGTACACAgcattatttaaattttttttaaaaagtaatcATTTCTGGCCGTTTTTGCTGATAATTGGCTGGTAACATTTGTACCAAATAATTGATGGGCAAATATAATTCCCACCATAGAACGAGATAATTATGACGTAATCTAGCCTTAAACATAATGCCGTTTAGAATGGCAAAAGCTACAATAGTGAAGGAACAGCATGGGCTGAGAATCTGGTTATCTAGTCCCTAAGCCCTTTTTACCACTTTGGAAAAGCATTGGAAAAGTGTGACCTAACTTTATTTACCTGCCCTTGCACCATTATCTTTATTTAGCAAAACTCTATCAAGTTCATATTTAAAATTAACAGTAATTAGCAATTATTACCATTTATAAAGACAGTTCCTAACTTCACCCTTTGTGCAGGGAATTATTTCTTGTTTTAATTTGCTAATGACCTGTTTCTAAATTTTAGGTCATGTCTCTTAGTCCTATACTGTGATGGCCACCTAAACAGAAATAAGCTATCTCTTAACAGTTCACCTTGATATGCTGATTAATATTACACTTTCAGGGAGTACAATCATGTTTTGTGCAATCCCTCCATGTTATTTAAGCCCTGGACCCCAGTGTCATTCTGATAAATCCACACAATACTCCTTCCATGGATGATATCTCCTTTCTTAATGTATGTGCCCAGAAATGCTAATAGCATACTAGGTGTAGTCTAGCCAAGGCTTTGTACAGCCGCAGCATAACATCCACACCTTCCCAGTCCTCTGGATATAAGTATAATATGTAAACATCACCTGACAGTTTTTCAAATTACGTATCATTCTGAAAATGACATAATCTTAGTTTCTTCATCATTATTGCACAATGTTCCTTAAATTTCCCGCCCCTCAAATAGTGAGAGTTTTATTATGAGAGACAAGGAAGTTATACAAAAATATAATCTGTACTACATTACTGGGGTAGATCTTCAGAAAAACAGTTCGAGAGACAACTCTAGTGAAAAAATGAGAAATTCTATCCTCATCAATGATCCGTAACTTGGACAAAATTGAATGGTTAGATGGGTGAAATGACCATCTCCTGTTTCACATTGCCAAAGGCCCATTCAGCAGGGCATAACTGACACTCCTTGATCATAGAAACCTGCACCTTCAACTAACACATAATTATGTCTCATGATTTGTCTGCAGAGATGTTCCCAGGCTATTTGATATTTACCTACAAATACAGTCCATGAAATGTTCAGTACTCTGGACTGGGACTCAATTCCGGTTATTGCCAGCAGAGGGCAATCTGCTCAGAATACACATACGCAAATACTACATGGATGAAAAAAATATTTAGTTTTATGCAGATGTATGATTTTCTTAGGGGAAATATATTGAGCTGCTCAGAGCAAGTCAGAAAATGTGACAGCTTGTGTTTCTAAGATCACCGGGCCTTGCAAATTAAAGTATTCGAATCACagaatcatatagcatggaaacaggcccttccgcccaacttgtctatgtcaaccaccctgatccatatccctctaaacctttcatgtccttttacctatccaaatgtcatcTAAATATTGTTATGATATCTTGTACTTGATTCTCCAatcttggga containing:
- the ccn2 gene encoding CCN family member 2, coding for MFAVLKNVNFAPFLLMTLAYLASADECQAPCDCPVLTPVCTPGVSLITDGCGCCRVCAKQVGEVCSRRQPCDHHKDLFCDFGYATYATVGVCAAKDGAPCMMDGVVYKSGETFQNGCKYSCTCMDGSLGCIPVCSPSIRLASPDCPLPKKVKVPGKCCEDWICEQPTHDAVFGPVLAAYREEETYGPDPSMFRANCLMQTTEWSACSKTCGMGISTRVTNDNRECRLEKQSRLCIVRPCEMNIKETIKRGKRCIRTPKVYRPTKFEFSGCTSVKSYRTKFCGVCTDGRCCTPHRTATLPVEFKCPNGELMKKKMMFIKTCACHYNCPMDNDIFQSLYYRKMMGDMA